In Silene latifolia isolate original U9 population chromosome 6, ASM4854445v1, whole genome shotgun sequence, the genomic window GTGCGAATGGTCCTTCTGTGGGCTCGGGAACAAGGAATTCGACACTTGGAGATTTCTACGGATTGTTTTTCTCTTGTTGGTCAATTGGCTGGCATCGAGCGACCACATCATCTTCTAAAGGCGGTCCTTGAAGACATTCTTTCTTACCTGCCTTTTTTTCATTGTTTAGCTATTAGTTATATCCCTAGATCGTTTAATAATGTGGCACATAGGCTTGCGTGTAAGGCTATGGCTAGTTAGGTAAACCTCGTTTTAtgccaaaaaaaattaaaaaaaataaataaatagtttgCCTTAAAAATTGTTTGTTTGATAGGTTCATTAGTGGATTTACGACATTCTAGTCTTTTTCTTATCAGTTCCTATGAAGCATAATTTGCAATATATGACACCGTACATTAAACCACAATGTTATTTAAATAAGGGTTATGATAAATAGAACTTAGAGTGAGTTGTATTTAAGCAactaaaagaggaaataaataattagtatatgcattaattatattaatttatgtGTAATTTACTTTCTAATTTCTAAATTAATGTCAAATATAGAAGggtattaaatgcttaaataTGAAGTATCATTTCCCTTTAAATAATTGCATACAATAAATGTGTGTTTGTcgttaatgttcaaacaattttcACAATTTTAACCCaccaatggtgtcaatcatcaatCCCATAGACAAACAAAACTCGTAAATGGTGGAAACATTTTTCCAATGAAATCTCCGTTAACAAAACTATTCACATCCATGAGAAGGCAAATGATTTCGCAACCCATTATTACCAAAATTAACACCACCGCCACAATCAACCACCACCACCTTATCATCCCCTTTAACAAACTCCTTAAAATTAGCAACTCTACCAAGTTCCTCAACCTCCTCAATCACCATATCCAACCTCGCCACCGTCTCCACTAACAACGATGCAAATGCCGCGAATGGCAGCGCCTCTGCGAACTCTAAGCTCGTTATGGCAATCTTACTCATGGTCGGCCGTAACATCCGTGCATCCCCACCCTTCTCCTTCTTCGTCCGCCACTCAGTTAGGGCAGAGTTGTCTGTCTTCGACGTTGGAATGACTGCAGTGCCGGAGGAAGGCGGTTTATGTAAGGCGGAGTGGAAGGCGGTTAGTGTAGGGGTGAGGAAGAGGCGGGGTTGGGATTTGAGGGCGGTGTCTAGGGATTTTAAGGCGTCGTGGAGGTTGTCAGAGAGGATTGTAGGTGAACATTGGCGGTGGTTTCGAATGCTGTTACTCAGTTCTCGTAGGACTTTCGAGACTTCGGATGCTACTTTTATGGAGGGCTCCTTGAACAATGCTCGTACTGCTTTTGGTGTCTACAGTATATAACATGCATTTAACATTGGTTAAATTAAAGCTTgtattataagacggttttatgctACGACGAGGCAACAAAACTGAGGAAGGTAGATAAATTACCTGAATTTCAGTTCGCAAACAACCGTGTAAAGCGACAACAGTATAACCAAAATGGCGAAGAATTGTTCCGACTTTAACGTACTGCTTCCATGGGAATCTGAAGCAAAACCTTGTGTTACAGGGCTCCCAGCTTGCATATAATGCCTGAcataattagttaattaattatacGTTAATTCTATGTTACTCATACATAACTATTATCATTGTCGTCAAATAATCAATTGGTAGTCCATGTCTAAGTTTGGACTAAAATGAAGTGTTGGAGTGTCATCTCATGTCATGACTAGAAGAAGAGTGTCACATCGACATTCGACCTAACATGGTTAACAATAATTAATATTAAGGTACTTACCAAAGTTTCGTCGGTGGCTTTTGAATCAAGAACTAACTGGTAAATAGGATCATCATCTGAGATATCATCTTCTGATGCATCTGTATTATTGTCTTTGAAATATTGGTCCACACAAGCTGCATCATTTTCATTTCATACCAGATATTAACGTCGCTTGATTCTCATGACTCAAAAGCaacacaaaaataaataaataaataaataaataaataactaaataaaagCAAGTGGTTGAATAAAATAGACAGTGACAGAAAAATGATGCCAGCCTCAGAGAATCACTTAGCAACATTCATATATTTCTTGTGAACTAATTAATGCCAACTTCTCTAGGACAATACCATGGTGGTCACCTATGGGGTCGATCACTTTCATATAAGCCATGAAGCTGATAGTCAATGGATTCGCCGAGGATTCTATACAGTGACATACTCGGAAACTACGATTTAAGTTGTTATGAATGTTTTTAAGTTTTTACTCCGTGTAtatattacattaaaattatttgATATTCGATGTGCCACACTATAAAATCGGTAATTGGACTTCAACCAACACCTTAAGGTTTTGGGTTTTGGTTGAAATGGTCTTCTTACATGGTATGAGTTTATCAGAGCCCGTGTGACCAAGAGATTACGGGTTAAAATCTCACCACTCCTCTCTAGAATGTCCAAATTAGACAATCCTTTATAATTTTAATATCTTTAAAACAAAATACCTTCAATTGATCGAGCGAGGCCTTCAAGCTTGGAGACGGTAGAATCATGGAGGTCTTGCCCTGACCAATGAGGGAATATCAAAAGACTCATTACCAGGCAAACTCCACATCCAATGGCTATAGTGTATACCCTCTGTTGTGCTATCTTCAGGACATCACTAACTCGAAAACTTGAGACGACGATCAAGATGAATGTTAGCAAGAATATCATCACTCCATAGTCATAGTTTTTCTTTATATATGGAATGAATCTCACATATGTAGCCAATGTCCCTACATCATCAAACATAAGATTGATTACACCATTAGACCCTAGTACAATTATTTATCGATTTCTAGGAACTCGTAAGAGCTAACGACTTTACCAATTGAGAAAACTGCTGATGCAACAAAAATGGCTCGAACCACATGGCTACATTGGTTGGCAATAAACCCGATGAAAAATGCTAATGATCCGGCCAAGACTGTTCCGAGACCTCTGTTCAGTCCCTTGCACAAAGTTGCTCCTGCAAGTTTAACCAAGGAGGCTATAGTTAAAAATGCATCATTTCATGTTACTCTCGCATCAACATAACTAACTTGCCAATTGCCACGTAGTAACGTGAAATAACTTCGTTCTTTTCAGTTCAGTTCGGTTCAAAGAACGTCAGACGAAGATAACACGACCAAACCAGCCATGTAGCTCCTAGTTAGAATAATATATATCATATCTAGTTACTTTCGACATCATATACTCCATAACATACTAAACAAGTTCAATTCATTTCAATAATTAATACTGagtatttagtttagtttagagtATTCAAATGAAGAGAAGTTGTGAAACTAACCTGCAGTGAACTCGAGCACCACCACAACAGTCATCAAAGCCCAAATAGCATTCTGTCCAACACCATTGAACAAAGGCTCAAGCAAATAAAGCAAGGAAACCAACGTTAACGACAAGCCGACCTTGAATGCATGGATCACTCGTCTTGGATCCTCACGTCCGACCATCCAGAACGTTTTACACGCAAAACGCGGAATCTTCATAATCCAATAACTGTAAATACTCACCATACCATTCCTTGCACCACACTCAATCTCTTGAGTTTTTGCCTCCATACTTGCTAAGTCCATGCACATAGTCCCTGAATGGAGCATTACTACTTTAGCTCCCTAGGAACCAAGTAAGTTAATTAAGTATGATGATTAATTAAGAGTGGCTTATAAATTATTGGACTACTGTTTGAATCTTTTGGAATTAACTAAACACAAATGGAGATCAGTGTGGGACTTTGAATTATTTAAAGCTAATATAATTGTAAAGATGTTGTCACTAGTATATGTATTTATATAGGTTTGTGGGTGTCAGATTTTATTGGGTGGCCAGTGGCTGAGACTTCTTTGGGTGTAGTCACGTAGGTCTGAACTATCAAAATGTCACAAACAATTATTGTGTGCGATCGGGACACATAAAAAAATGagcattttatgataaataataacTATTTTATGTTAAATAGTTACCAACGTGGTCATTTTATAACAATAAAAAGTAATCACTCTTTACTTGATCGCATCATACAACGGTCTTACACTATAATTTGTACACAATTTATTTTCTAATTATGTCGGTCATTTTAACATTTTGAAACATCATATTCAATTTTTATTCCTTTTAGATATTAGAGCCGAATTTCTAAAAATATCCCTTTGTGAGTGTAATTTCTACCGTACAATGTATTCTCTTaaattattgtattttctaaaAATATCTTTTCATCCATGTTATTTATATTTtcttaaattatttaaaatgttAAGTGGGAAAATTAAAAACTAAAATGGGCATATTCAAAGGCAAAAATGACATATAACTAGAGGAAGAGTGGCGCAATTTGGAGGAGGTTAATTTAGTATTGGTTGCTACACTTTAACATGAACTGGAGAGTGATGTTAGCTTCTTCGTTTAATGGAATTCACATGCCTTCAATCAAAAGTACGGCCACATGATTATATATAGGAAGAAAGTCAAAAAGAACGAGAAAGTAACATAAATGTTTCCAAGTAATATTGATATAGATGCATTTATAGAATGcttcatataataataataatgttgttggTTAAATATATTTACTCGATCGCTGAGCTGCTATATAAAATCCACTAATTTTATCGATAATTCTTAAATTTACTCCGTAACATTTACACGTAACGGCCAATTTTTCTAATTACAGCACTACAAAAGACTTATTATCGTGTCTAACCAATAACATTTACAATTCACCCAAGTAGTTGCAAAACAAAGAAACATGGTCACTTCATTttat contains:
- the LOC141588564 gene encoding uncharacterized protein LOC141588564 — its product is MGSSTTTLQTERHLWIRESNHVCLVGEIRHCDYVRVMVDAGWKGIDNVGVGWVALSGTGERWFYADRRIRVESPSQAEGLGVRMVLLWAREQGIRHLEISTDCFSLVGQLAGIERPHHLLKAVLEDILSYLPFFHCLAISYIPRSFNNVAHRLACKAMAS
- the LOC141658936 gene encoding aluminum-activated malate transporter 12-like; this encodes MLHSGTMCMDLASMEAKTQEIECGARNGMVSIYSYWIMKIPRFACKTFWMVGREDPRRVIHAFKVGLSLTLVSLLYLLEPLFNGVGQNAIWALMTVVVVLEFTAGATLCKGLNRGLGTVLAGSLAFFIGFIANQCSHVVRAIFVASAVFSIGTLATYVRFIPYIKKNYDYGVMIFLLTFILIVVSSFRVSDVLKIAQQRVYTIAIGCGVCLVMSLLIFPHWSGQDLHDSTVSKLEGLARSIEACVDQYFKDNNTDASEDDISDDDPIYQLVLDSKATDETLALYASWEPCNTRFCFRFPWKQYVKVGTILRHFGYTVVALHGCLRTEIQTPKAVRALFKEPSIKVASEVSKVLRELSNSIRNHRQCSPTILSDNLHDALKSLDTALKSQPRLFLTPTLTAFHSALHKPPSSGTAVIPTSKTDNSALTEWRTKKEKGGDARMLRPTMSKIAITSLEFAEALPFAAFASLLVETVARLDMVIEEVEELGRVANFKEFVKGDDKVVVVDCGGGVNFGNNGLRNHLPSHGCE